The proteins below come from a single Triticum aestivum cultivar Chinese Spring chromosome 5D, IWGSC CS RefSeq v2.1, whole genome shotgun sequence genomic window:
- the LOC123120590 gene encoding caffeoylshikimate esterase encodes MTSKSGSGAAGDGGYEYEEESVQNSRGMKLFTCRWLPPKGQIVKAHVFLCHGYAVECSVTMRGTGVRLAQAGYAVYGVDYEGHGKSEGLQGYIPSFDLLVSDTDAFFTAVVASTANTDLPRFILGESMGGAVALLLHRMRPAYWTGAVLVAPMCKIADEMRPHPVVVSVLKLMTNIIPTWKIVPTTDVIDAAYRMQEKRDEIRNNPHCYQGKPRLKTAYELLKVSLNLENNVLSKVSLPFLIVHGGDDKVTDPSVSDLLYRSAVSQDKKLNLYPGMWHALTSGESPENIHTVFQDIIAWLDQRSSPKSSSSAAALDLSSEMEQKAKHDEQNIDKQ; translated from the exons ATGACGAGCAAGTCCGGCAGCGGCGCGGCGGGCGATGGCGGCTACGAGTACGAGGAGGAGTCGGTGCAGAACTCCCGCGGGATGAAGCTCTTCACCTGCAGATGGCTCCCCCCCAAGGGCCAAATAGTCAAGGCCCACGTCTTCCTCTGCCATG GGTACGCGGTGGAGTGCAGCGTGACGATGCGGGGGACGGGGGTGCGGCTGGCGCAGGCCGGGTACGCCGTGTACGGGGTGGACTACGAGGGCCACGGCAAGTCGGAGGGGCTCCAGGGCTACATCCCCTCCTTCGATCTCCTCGTCAGCGACACCGACGCCTTCTTCACCGCCGTCGTCGCCTCCACCGCCAACACGGACCTCCCCCGCTTCATCCTCGGCGAGTCCATGGGCGGCGCCGTGGCGCTGCTCCTCCACCGGATGCGCCCGGCGTACTGGACCGGCGCCGTCCTGGTCGCCCCCATGTGCAAG ATCGCTGATGAGATGcggccgcatccagtggtggtgagCGTCCTCAAGCTGATGACCAACATCATCCCCACGTGGAAGATCGTGCCGACCACCGACGTCATCGACGCCGCCTACAGGATGCAGGAGAAGCGCGACGAGATCAGGAACAACCCCCACTGCTACCAGGGCAAGCCGCGCCTCAAGACCGCCTACGAGCTCCTCAAAGTCAGCCTCAACCTCGAGAACAACGTACTCTCAAAG GTGTCATTGCCGTTCCTGATCGTTcacggaggcgacgacaaggtgaCGGACCCATCGGTGAGCGACCTCCTCTACCGCTCAGCGGTGAGCCAGGACAAGAAGCTCAACCTCTACCCGGGCATGTGGCACGCCCTCACCTCCGGCGAGAGCCCCGAAAACATCCACACCGTCTTCCAAGATATCATCGCATGGCTCGACCAAAGATCATCCCCGAAATCATCATCGTCGGCGGCCGCCTTGGACTTGTCATCGGAGATGGAACAGAAGGCCAAGCACGATGAGCAGAATATCGACAAGCAATAG